Proteins encoded together in one Musa acuminata AAA Group cultivar baxijiao chromosome BXJ3-6, Cavendish_Baxijiao_AAA, whole genome shotgun sequence window:
- the LOC103987590 gene encoding casein kinase II subunit beta-3 isoform X2, protein MLKTGSTSRDKAARSNANANPSMGSAMETISKASLKVPLPNAGSKKRSDGASTSVLLKSKEVKLKNSKPTPELAEIGSEETDLSTSEGYDSSWISWFCGLRGNELLCEIDEDYIQDDFNLCGLQGLVPYYDYALDMILDNDSLSGDIDGEEHSQVESAAEQLYGLIHARYIVTSRGLNAMHEKYKKADFGCCPRVFCGGQPCLPVGTSDIPHNGSVKIYCPKCEDVYFPRCKYQSNMDGAYIGTTFPHLYLMTYPTSKPPAEVQHYVPKVFGFKLHKGTKQLFDTSTNTL, encoded by the exons ATGTTGAAGACCGGATCTACTTCTCGCGACAAAGCCGCGAGATCCAACGCTAACGCTAACCCCAGCATGGGTTCAGCAATGGAGACCATATCTAAGGCTTCTTTGAAGGTTCCTTTGCCCAACGCCGGCAGCAAGAAGCGGTCGGATGGTGCCTCGACCTCGGTGCTGTTGAAGAGCAAGGAGGTTAAGCTAAAGAACAGCAAGCCAACTCCTG AGCTTGCTGAAATTGGGAGTGAAGAGACAGATCTTAGCACATCAGAAGGGTATGATTCGTCATGGATTTCTTGGTTCTGTGGGTTACGTGGTAATGAGCTCCTCTGTGAAATTGATGAGGACTACATACAAGATGACTTCAACTTATGTGGGCTTCAAGGACTGGTCCCCTATTATGATTATGCCTTAGACATGATTTTGGACAATGATTCActaagtg GTGACATTGATGGCGAAGAACATAGTCAGGTTGAATCTGCTGCAGAGCAATTATATGGTCTTATACATGCTCGTTATATTGTAACCAGCAGAGGGTTAAATGCAATG CATGAGAAGTACAAAAAAGCAGATTTTGGATGCTGTCCTCGAGTTTTTTGTGGGGGACAGCCATGCTTACCAGTGGGTACATCAGATATTCCCCACAATGGATCTGTAAAGATCTATTGTCCAAAATGCGAAGATGTTTACTTTCCAAGATGCAAATACCAGAGTA ATATGGATGGTGCATACATTGGCACAACATTTCCTCACCTGTATTTGATGACATATCCTACATCAAAACCTCCAGCAGAAGTCCAGCATTATGTGCCGAAGGTTTTTGGATTCAAGTTGCATAAAGGTACCAAACAATTGTTCGACACATCGACTAATACCTTGTAG
- the LOC103987590 gene encoding casein kinase II subunit beta-3 isoform X1, which yields MLKTGSTSRDKAARSNANANPSMGSAMETISKASLKVPLPNAGSKKRSDGASTSVLLKSKEVKLKNSKPTPELAEIGSEETDLSTSEGYDSSWISWFCGLRGNELLCEIDEDYIQDDFNLCGLQGLVPYYDYALDMILDNDSLSAFPPLKDICSGDIDGEEHSQVESAAEQLYGLIHARYIVTSRGLNAMHEKYKKADFGCCPRVFCGGQPCLPVGTSDIPHNGSVKIYCPKCEDVYFPRCKYQSNMDGAYIGTTFPHLYLMTYPTSKPPAEVQHYVPKVFGFKLHKGTKQLFDTSTNTL from the exons ATGTTGAAGACCGGATCTACTTCTCGCGACAAAGCCGCGAGATCCAACGCTAACGCTAACCCCAGCATGGGTTCAGCAATGGAGACCATATCTAAGGCTTCTTTGAAGGTTCCTTTGCCCAACGCCGGCAGCAAGAAGCGGTCGGATGGTGCCTCGACCTCGGTGCTGTTGAAGAGCAAGGAGGTTAAGCTAAAGAACAGCAAGCCAACTCCTG AGCTTGCTGAAATTGGGAGTGAAGAGACAGATCTTAGCACATCAGAAGGGTATGATTCGTCATGGATTTCTTGGTTCTGTGGGTTACGTGGTAATGAGCTCCTCTGTGAAATTGATGAGGACTACATACAAGATGACTTCAACTTATGTGGGCTTCAAGGACTGGTCCCCTATTATGATTATGCCTTAGACATGATTTTGGACAATGATTCActaagtg CTTTTCCTCCTCTCAAGGATATTTGTTCAGGTGACATTGATGGCGAAGAACATAGTCAGGTTGAATCTGCTGCAGAGCAATTATATGGTCTTATACATGCTCGTTATATTGTAACCAGCAGAGGGTTAAATGCAATG CATGAGAAGTACAAAAAAGCAGATTTTGGATGCTGTCCTCGAGTTTTTTGTGGGGGACAGCCATGCTTACCAGTGGGTACATCAGATATTCCCCACAATGGATCTGTAAAGATCTATTGTCCAAAATGCGAAGATGTTTACTTTCCAAGATGCAAATACCAGAGTA ATATGGATGGTGCATACATTGGCACAACATTTCCTCACCTGTATTTGATGACATATCCTACATCAAAACCTCCAGCAGAAGTCCAGCATTATGTGCCGAAGGTTTTTGGATTCAAGTTGCATAAAGGTACCAAACAATTGTTCGACACATCGACTAATACCTTGTAG
- the LOC135640334 gene encoding uncharacterized protein LOC135640334 isoform X2, which produces MGTLAPDFASAFPVATSSHAAGRSLRTTTQAFPGNYMVKSRNFALMTGAAAGTSCITKKTSFEVVQTRWQQQSPSSKRRMVCYAEETSKRQVDDSTTGIQLYSQIERLITETARQSQDAWGGSGDWSEIEGAWVLKPKSRTPKAVVHFVGGIFVGAAPQLTYRLFLERLSTRGALVVATPFASGFDHFLIADEVQFKFDRCIRFLQDSVNDLPTFGVGHSLGSVIHLLIGSRYAIQRCGNILMAFNNKEASSAIPLFSPVIVPMAQSFGPLLSQLTSSPSLRRGAEMAMKQLGNLSPPIMKQVLPLVEQLPPLYMDLVNGREDFSPKPEETRRLVKSYYGVSRNLLIKFKDDTIDETPTLAQLLSGGSAISSQLDMSVRLMPGDHGLPLQQVLPDIPPTMADAVNRGGEILSNLTVGTPWEAVAREVGNTLGTDSGIVRAQISKDIDALVDLMTSWMDSNSGPRLIRP; this is translated from the exons ATGGGTACCCTTGCGCCGGACTTCGCCTCCGCCTTCCCCGTCGCTACCTCCTCCCACGCCGCCGGGCGCAGCCTGCGGACCACGACCCAG GCTTTTCCAGGCAATTACATGGTAAAATCTCGTAATTTTGCTCTCATGACTGGTGCAGCCGCTGGTACATCTTGCATCACAAAGAAAACAAGCTTTGAGGTTGTTCAGACTAG GTGGCAGCAACAGAGTCCATCATCCAAGAGGAGGATGGTTTGTTATGCAGAAGAAACCAGCAAGAGACAGGTTGATGATTCCACTACTGGGATTCAGCTCTACTCTCAAATTGAAAG ATTAATTACTGAAACAGCAAGGCAGTCACAAGATGCTTGGGGTGGTTCTGGAGATTGGAGTGAGATTGAG GGTGCATGGGTGCTTAAACCGAAATCCAGAACTCCAAAAGCGGTTGTTCATTTTGTTGGTGGTATTTTCGTTGGAGCTGCCCCGCAGCTTACATACCGCCTTTTCCTTGAGCGTCTCTCCACAAG gGGGGCTTTGGTGGTTGCAACACCTTTTGCTAGCGGTTTTGATCACTTTTTAATTGCAGATGAAGTACAATTCAAGTTTGATAGATGCATTAGATTTTTACAAGACAGC GTAAATGATCTTCCAACATTTGGTGTTGGTCATTCTTTGGGATCTGTTATTCATCTTCTCATAG gatcaagatatgccaTTCAGAGATGTGGGAATATATTGATGGCTTTCAATAACAAG GAAGCAAGTTCAGCCATTCCCTTGTTTTCTCCTGTCATTGTCCCAATGGCTCAAAGTTTTGGTCCTCTTCTATCTCAGCTCACATCATCTCCATCACTTCGTCGTGGA GCAGAAATGGCTATGAAGCAGCTTGGGAATCTTAGTCCTCCAATTATGAAGCAAGTTCTTCCTTTAGTTGAGCAACTTCCTCCATTGTATATGGATTTGGTCAACGGAAGAGAAGATTTCAGTCCAAAACCGGAGGAGACACGTCGTTTG GTAAAGTCTTATTATGGTGTTTCAAGGAACCTCCTAATAAAGTTTAAAGATGACACTATCGATGAAACTCCAACGCTAGCACAATTACTGAGTGGAGGATCTGCCATTAGCTCACAACTGGACATGTCAGTTCGACTAATGCCTGGAGATCATGGACTCCCATTACAACAG GTCCTCCCAGATATCCCACCCACAATGGCGGACGCCGTAAACCGAGGGGGTGAGATCCTATCGAACCTGACGGTCGGAACGCCATGGGAAGCCGTCGCGAGAGAAGTAGGCAATACATTGGGCACAGACTCGGGGATCGTGAGGGCACAAATATCCAAGGATATTGATGCCCTCGTGGATCTGATGACATCATGGATGGACTCGAACTCTGGCCCGAGACTTATTCGACCCTGA
- the LOC135640334 gene encoding uncharacterized protein LOC135640334 isoform X1, with protein sequence MGTLAPDFASAFPVATSSHAAGRSLRTTTQAFPGNYMVKSRNFALMTGAAAGTSCITKKTSFEVVQTRLSCRWQQQSPSSKRRMVCYAEETSKRQVDDSTTGIQLYSQIERLITETARQSQDAWGGSGDWSEIEGAWVLKPKSRTPKAVVHFVGGIFVGAAPQLTYRLFLERLSTRGALVVATPFASGFDHFLIADEVQFKFDRCIRFLQDSVNDLPTFGVGHSLGSVIHLLIGSRYAIQRCGNILMAFNNKEASSAIPLFSPVIVPMAQSFGPLLSQLTSSPSLRRGAEMAMKQLGNLSPPIMKQVLPLVEQLPPLYMDLVNGREDFSPKPEETRRLVKSYYGVSRNLLIKFKDDTIDETPTLAQLLSGGSAISSQLDMSVRLMPGDHGLPLQQVLPDIPPTMADAVNRGGEILSNLTVGTPWEAVAREVGNTLGTDSGIVRAQISKDIDALVDLMTSWMDSNSGPRLIRP encoded by the exons ATGGGTACCCTTGCGCCGGACTTCGCCTCCGCCTTCCCCGTCGCTACCTCCTCCCACGCCGCCGGGCGCAGCCTGCGGACCACGACCCAG GCTTTTCCAGGCAATTACATGGTAAAATCTCGTAATTTTGCTCTCATGACTGGTGCAGCCGCTGGTACATCTTGCATCACAAAGAAAACAAGCTTTGAGGTTGTTCAGACTAG GCTATCATGCAGGTGGCAGCAACAGAGTCCATCATCCAAGAGGAGGATGGTTTGTTATGCAGAAGAAACCAGCAAGAGACAGGTTGATGATTCCACTACTGGGATTCAGCTCTACTCTCAAATTGAAAG ATTAATTACTGAAACAGCAAGGCAGTCACAAGATGCTTGGGGTGGTTCTGGAGATTGGAGTGAGATTGAG GGTGCATGGGTGCTTAAACCGAAATCCAGAACTCCAAAAGCGGTTGTTCATTTTGTTGGTGGTATTTTCGTTGGAGCTGCCCCGCAGCTTACATACCGCCTTTTCCTTGAGCGTCTCTCCACAAG gGGGGCTTTGGTGGTTGCAACACCTTTTGCTAGCGGTTTTGATCACTTTTTAATTGCAGATGAAGTACAATTCAAGTTTGATAGATGCATTAGATTTTTACAAGACAGC GTAAATGATCTTCCAACATTTGGTGTTGGTCATTCTTTGGGATCTGTTATTCATCTTCTCATAG gatcaagatatgccaTTCAGAGATGTGGGAATATATTGATGGCTTTCAATAACAAG GAAGCAAGTTCAGCCATTCCCTTGTTTTCTCCTGTCATTGTCCCAATGGCTCAAAGTTTTGGTCCTCTTCTATCTCAGCTCACATCATCTCCATCACTTCGTCGTGGA GCAGAAATGGCTATGAAGCAGCTTGGGAATCTTAGTCCTCCAATTATGAAGCAAGTTCTTCCTTTAGTTGAGCAACTTCCTCCATTGTATATGGATTTGGTCAACGGAAGAGAAGATTTCAGTCCAAAACCGGAGGAGACACGTCGTTTG GTAAAGTCTTATTATGGTGTTTCAAGGAACCTCCTAATAAAGTTTAAAGATGACACTATCGATGAAACTCCAACGCTAGCACAATTACTGAGTGGAGGATCTGCCATTAGCTCACAACTGGACATGTCAGTTCGACTAATGCCTGGAGATCATGGACTCCCATTACAACAG GTCCTCCCAGATATCCCACCCACAATGGCGGACGCCGTAAACCGAGGGGGTGAGATCCTATCGAACCTGACGGTCGGAACGCCATGGGAAGCCGTCGCGAGAGAAGTAGGCAATACATTGGGCACAGACTCGGGGATCGTGAGGGCACAAATATCCAAGGATATTGATGCCCTCGTGGATCTGATGACATCATGGATGGACTCGAACTCTGGCCCGAGACTTATTCGACCCTGA
- the LOC135640334 gene encoding uncharacterized protein LOC135640334 isoform X3, producing MVCYAEETSKRQVDDSTTGIQLYSQIERLITETARQSQDAWGGSGDWSEIEGAWVLKPKSRTPKAVVHFVGGIFVGAAPQLTYRLFLERLSTRGALVVATPFASGFDHFLIADEVQFKFDRCIRFLQDSVNDLPTFGVGHSLGSVIHLLIGSRYAIQRCGNILMAFNNKEASSAIPLFSPVIVPMAQSFGPLLSQLTSSPSLRRGAEMAMKQLGNLSPPIMKQVLPLVEQLPPLYMDLVNGREDFSPKPEETRRLVKSYYGVSRNLLIKFKDDTIDETPTLAQLLSGGSAISSQLDMSVRLMPGDHGLPLQQVLPDIPPTMADAVNRGGEILSNLTVGTPWEAVAREVGNTLGTDSGIVRAQISKDIDALVDLMTSWMDSNSGPRLIRP from the exons ATGGTTTGTTATGCAGAAGAAACCAGCAAGAGACAGGTTGATGATTCCACTACTGGGATTCAGCTCTACTCTCAAATTGAAAG ATTAATTACTGAAACAGCAAGGCAGTCACAAGATGCTTGGGGTGGTTCTGGAGATTGGAGTGAGATTGAG GGTGCATGGGTGCTTAAACCGAAATCCAGAACTCCAAAAGCGGTTGTTCATTTTGTTGGTGGTATTTTCGTTGGAGCTGCCCCGCAGCTTACATACCGCCTTTTCCTTGAGCGTCTCTCCACAAG gGGGGCTTTGGTGGTTGCAACACCTTTTGCTAGCGGTTTTGATCACTTTTTAATTGCAGATGAAGTACAATTCAAGTTTGATAGATGCATTAGATTTTTACAAGACAGC GTAAATGATCTTCCAACATTTGGTGTTGGTCATTCTTTGGGATCTGTTATTCATCTTCTCATAG gatcaagatatgccaTTCAGAGATGTGGGAATATATTGATGGCTTTCAATAACAAG GAAGCAAGTTCAGCCATTCCCTTGTTTTCTCCTGTCATTGTCCCAATGGCTCAAAGTTTTGGTCCTCTTCTATCTCAGCTCACATCATCTCCATCACTTCGTCGTGGA GCAGAAATGGCTATGAAGCAGCTTGGGAATCTTAGTCCTCCAATTATGAAGCAAGTTCTTCCTTTAGTTGAGCAACTTCCTCCATTGTATATGGATTTGGTCAACGGAAGAGAAGATTTCAGTCCAAAACCGGAGGAGACACGTCGTTTG GTAAAGTCTTATTATGGTGTTTCAAGGAACCTCCTAATAAAGTTTAAAGATGACACTATCGATGAAACTCCAACGCTAGCACAATTACTGAGTGGAGGATCTGCCATTAGCTCACAACTGGACATGTCAGTTCGACTAATGCCTGGAGATCATGGACTCCCATTACAACAG GTCCTCCCAGATATCCCACCCACAATGGCGGACGCCGTAAACCGAGGGGGTGAGATCCTATCGAACCTGACGGTCGGAACGCCATGGGAAGCCGTCGCGAGAGAAGTAGGCAATACATTGGGCACAGACTCGGGGATCGTGAGGGCACAAATATCCAAGGATATTGATGCCCTCGTGGATCTGATGACATCATGGATGGACTCGAACTCTGGCCCGAGACTTATTCGACCCTGA